In the Deltaproteobacteria bacterium genome, one interval contains:
- a CDS encoding NAD(P)/FAD-dependent oxidoreductase: MQSETQSAAPVSLLPAAHYRIVVVGGGTAGITIAARLAHKVPPSEIAIIEPSDKHYYQPLWTLVGGGVFPKQQSEHDERALIPPGTTWLRDAVTEFSPDTNTILTREGKRVHYDSLIVAPGLQLDWDKVKGLKESLGRDGVCSNYSYDTVDKTWEFIRACRSGNAIFTQPSPPIKCAGAPQKIMYLADDTFRKNGVRQQTNVIFTSAAAAIFAVKKYAQALDTIVARRQIDARFQHNLVEVRSASKEAVFQRLDTKEEVVLPYNLLHVTPPMSAPDFIKRSPLANETGWVDVDKQTLQHVRYPNIFSLGDASSLPTSKTGAAIRKQAPILVQNLLAARQGKSLTARYDGYTSCPLVTGYGKLILAEFDYDLKPQETFPFDQGQERYSMYLLKAYGLPALYWHGMVKGRA; the protein is encoded by the coding sequence ATGCAATCCGAGACCCAATCGGCTGCACCAGTAAGCCTCCTCCCCGCAGCGCATTATCGTATCGTCGTTGTTGGCGGCGGAACCGCCGGGATCACCATCGCGGCACGGCTTGCCCACAAAGTTCCACCATCAGAAATCGCCATCATCGAACCGTCCGATAAGCATTACTATCAGCCCCTGTGGACGCTGGTTGGTGGCGGCGTTTTCCCCAAGCAACAAAGCGAACACGACGAGCGAGCCCTCATTCCGCCCGGTACCACATGGTTGCGCGACGCGGTCACCGAATTCTCTCCAGATACGAACACGATACTCACGCGTGAAGGCAAACGGGTGCACTATGATTCTCTGATCGTCGCCCCTGGTCTGCAGTTGGATTGGGATAAAGTCAAAGGGCTAAAGGAAAGTTTGGGTCGTGATGGTGTGTGTAGTAACTACTCCTACGACACAGTCGATAAGACGTGGGAATTTATTCGCGCCTGCAGAAGCGGCAACGCCATTTTCACGCAACCGAGCCCGCCAATTAAATGCGCCGGAGCGCCGCAAAAGATCATGTATCTGGCCGATGATACATTTCGCAAAAACGGCGTCCGCCAACAGACGAACGTTATTTTTACTTCGGCGGCGGCGGCAATTTTTGCCGTCAAGAAATATGCCCAAGCCCTCGACACCATCGTTGCGCGCAGACAAATCGATGCTCGATTCCAACACAACTTGGTTGAGGTTCGCTCAGCCAGCAAAGAAGCCGTCTTTCAACGACTCGATACCAAAGAAGAAGTGGTTTTACCGTACAACCTCTTGCACGTGACTCCACCCATGAGTGCCCCGGATTTCATCAAACGTAGCCCACTGGCAAACGAAACTGGCTGGGTCGATGTCGACAAGCAAACGCTTCAACATGTCCGTTATCCCAATATCTTCAGTCTTGGCGATGCGAGTAGCCTGCCGACCTCAAAAACTGGTGCGGCGATTCGCAAACAAGCCCCAATTCTGGTGCAGAATCTGTTAGCCGCTCGACAGGGAAAGTCACTCACAGCGCGCTACGATGGGTATACATCCTGTCCACTTGTTACCGGCTATGGGAAACTGATCCTGGCCGAATTCGACTACGATCTCAAACCTCAGGAAA
- a CDS encoding CBS domain-containing protein: protein MKSVGDIMTREVVTLARNDSLLVAKDILQQGRIRHFAVVDNGIVVGVVSQRDLYKASLGSVLKYGEKAQQAFLSGISIKEVMSDPPVTITPHVTVQEAARLMMERKIGCLPVLEGPKLVGIVTESDMLKLVLEMAE from the coding sequence ATGAAGAGCGTAGGGGATATTATGACTCGTGAGGTCGTCACGCTCGCACGTAACGACTCCTTACTGGTGGCAAAGGACATTCTCCAACAGGGTCGGATTCGCCATTTCGCTGTGGTTGACAATGGCATAGTTGTCGGGGTTGTCAGTCAGCGAGATTTATACAAAGCCTCGCTCGGATCGGTCCTCAAATACGGCGAAAAAGCGCAACAGGCCTTTCTGTCTGGCATTTCCATCAAAGAGGTCATGAGTGATCCACCAGTCACGATTACACCACATGTGACAGTGCAGGAGGCGGCACGCTTGATGATGGAACGGAAAATCGGCTGTCTTCCCGTCCTTGAGGGACCAAAGCTTGTCGGTATTGTGACTGAGAGTGACATGCTCAAGCTGGTTCTGGAAATGGCGGAGTAA